One part of the Lachnospiraceae bacterium JLR.KK002 genome encodes these proteins:
- a CDS encoding transposase — protein sequence MAENRQYDHEYKVQAVKLAKEIGQAKAAKELGVPKNTMYGWVRANRPGSLDLGAGSQTPQSAMTLNEELLKLRQQVKEQEKEIRRLKKENDFLEEASAFFAASRLRSAKTKE from the coding sequence ATGGCAGAAAACAGGCAATACGACCATGAATACAAAGTACAGGCAGTGAAACTCGCAAAGGAAATCGGACAAGCAAAAGCCGCCAAAGAACTGGGGGTACCAAAGAATACTATGTATGGCTGGGTACGGGCCAACCGCCCTGGCAGCCTCGACCTTGGGGCAGGTTCACAGACCCCGCAAAGCGCCATGACGCTTAATGAGGAACTCTTAAAGCTCCGACAGCAGGTTAAGGAACAGGAAAAAGAAATCCGCCGTTTGAAAAAGGAAAATGACTTTCTTGAGGAAGCCAGCGCTTTTTTCGCCGCGAGCCGTCTGAGGTCAGCAAAAACGAAAGAATGA
- a CDS encoding IS3 family transposase yields MKFIAFKTKDGELKGNLSFYCRALRVSRQGFYRYLANKDRPWKYQALADAMMEILEEDDCNDTYGRIRMYQALMLKQPENVDIPSERTVYRVMEDIGISHHPRRKPNGITKADREARKSEDLLKRDFKSEEPLSKCVTDITEIKASDGKLYVSAVFDCFDSSVVGLAMDTNMKAPLCVRTLKNAAEAYPGIRGAIIHSDRGSQYTSRLYRDAINQYGIRQSMNSAGGRCHDNARCESMWARMKSELLYDRYDTEKMSTDELKTLIWRYFISYWNNRRICSANGGLPPIIKRQRYYDSLEEAA; encoded by the coding sequence ATGAAGTTTATTGCGTTTAAAACCAAAGACGGCGAATTAAAAGGAAATCTTTCTTTTTACTGCAGAGCCCTTCGTGTCAGCAGGCAGGGATTTTACCGGTACCTTGCAAATAAAGACCGCCCATGGAAGTACCAGGCTCTGGCAGATGCCATGATGGAGATCCTTGAGGAAGACGATTGTAATGACACCTACGGCCGGATCCGCATGTATCAGGCATTAATGTTAAAACAGCCTGAAAATGTGGATATTCCCAGCGAACGTACTGTTTACCGTGTCATGGAGGATATTGGAATCAGCCATCATCCCAGGCGTAAACCAAACGGAATCACGAAAGCAGACCGGGAAGCCCGGAAATCAGAAGATCTGTTAAAACGTGATTTCAAGTCAGAGGAACCGCTGTCCAAGTGCGTAACAGACATAACAGAGATCAAAGCCAGCGATGGAAAGCTGTATGTTTCCGCTGTTTTCGACTGCTTCGATTCCAGCGTGGTTGGCCTGGCAATGGATACAAACATGAAAGCTCCGTTATGTGTGCGGACATTGAAAAACGCGGCGGAAGCGTATCCAGGCATCCGCGGAGCAATTATCCACAGTGACAGGGGAAGCCAGTACACCAGCCGGCTTTATCGGGACGCAATCAATCAATATGGCATCCGACAAAGCATGAACAGCGCGGGTGGAAGATGCCATGATAATGCCCGCTGTGAAAGCATGTGGGCCAGAATGAAATCAGAACTGTTATATGACCGCTATGATACTGAGAAGATGAGCACAGATGAACTGAAAACCCTGATCTGGAGATATTTCATCAGCTATTGGAATAACCGGAGGATCTGTTCTGCTAATGGAGGGCTTCCTCCCATCATCAAACGACAGCGATACTATGATTCTCTGGAAGAAGCAGCATAG
- a CDS encoding IS3 family transposase: MKFIALKTKDGKLKGDIFFYCRTLHVSRQGFYQYLANKDRPWKYQPLADAMMEILEEDDCNDTYGRIRMYQALMLKQPENVDIPSERTVYRVMEDIGISHHPRRKPNGITKADRQARKSEDLLKRDFKSEKPLVKCVTDITEIKASDGKLYVSAVFDCFDSSVVGLAMDTNMKAPLCARTLENAAKTYPDIHGAIIHSDRGSQYTSQLYRDVIRKYGIRQSMNSAGGRCHDNARCESMWARMKSELLYDRYDTEKMSTDELKTLIWRYFISYWNNRRICSSNGGLPPMIKRQRYYDSLKEAA, from the coding sequence ATGAAGTTCATTGCTCTTAAAACCAAAGACGGCAAATTAAAAGGGGATATCTTCTTTTACTGTAGAACCCTTCATGTCAGCAGGCAGGGATTCTACCAGTACCTTGCAAATAAAGACCGCCCATGGAAGTATCAGCCCCTGGCAGACGCCATGATGGAAATCCTTGAGGAAGATGATTGTAATGACACCTACGGCCGGATCCGTATGTATCAGGCATTAATGTTAAAACAGCCTGAAAATGTGGATATTCCCAGCGAACGTACTGTTTACCGTGTCATGGAGGATATCGGCATCAGCCACCATCCCAGGCGCAAACCAAACGGAATCACGAAAGCGGATCGGCAAGCCCGGAAATCAGAAGATCTGTTAAAACGTGATTTTAAGTCAGAGAAGCCGCTGGTCAAGTGTGTAACAGACATAACAGAGATCAAAGCCAGCGATGGAAAGCTGTATGTTTCGGCTGTTTTTGACTGCTTCGATTCCAGCGTGGTTGGACTGGCGATGGATACTAATATGAAAGCTCCATTATGTGCGCGGACACTGGAAAACGCGGCGAAGACATATCCGGACATCCATGGGGCAATTATCCACAGTGACAGGGGAAGCCAGTACACGAGCCAGCTTTACCGGGATGTAATCCGGAAGTATGGCATACGGCAGAGCATGAACAGTGCAGGCGGCAGATGCCATGATAACGCCCGCTGCGAGAGCATGTGGGCCAGAATGAAATCTGAACTACTCTATGACCGTTACGATACAGAGAAGATGAGCACGGATGAACTGAAAACCCTGATCTGGAGATATTTCATCAGCTATTGGAATAACCGGAGGATCTGTTCCTCTAAT